A genome region from Erigeron canadensis isolate Cc75 chromosome 3, C_canadensis_v1, whole genome shotgun sequence includes the following:
- the LOC122594459 gene encoding peptidyl-prolyl cis-trans isomerase FKBP62-like isoform X1, which translates to MFIYDTSKHSYKLLECQGGGEEVEEVWGIKYKEMNMLIYDSSKHSYKCQGGGEEEVEEEWGIKYKESLISPMNICRAGEEFSEDLMMDDLPVTLKVGEEKEIGKQGLKKKLLKEGEGWDTPDNGDEVEVHYTGTLLNGTQFDSSHDRGNPFKFTLGQGQVIKGWDQGIKTMKEGENALFTIPADLAYGASGSPPTIPPNATLQFDVQLLSWASVKDICKDGGIFKKIVKKGESWENPKDLDEVLVNYEVQHEDGTAVAKADGVVFTVEDGYFCPAFSKALKMMKKGEKVVLTVKPHYGFGENGKQASANEGGVPPNITLQITLELVSWKTVSKITDDKKVVKKILKEGEGYERPNEGAVVQVKLIGKLLDGTVFIKKGHDETELFEFKSDAEQVIDGLDRAIVTMKKGEVALLTVAPEYAFGSQELAVVPPNSTVNYEIELVSFVKDKESWDMNTQEKIDAAGRKKEEGNTHFKAGNYLKALERYEKAAKFIEYDSSFSEEEKKQSKALKVSCNLNNAACKLKLKDYKQAEKLCTKVLEIDSQNVKALYRRAQAYMNAADLDLAELDIKKALESDPDNRDVKIEYKVLKEKMREYNKKDAKFYGNMFAKPTAVDFKKTPQ; encoded by the exons ATGTTCATCTACGATACATCAAAACACTCGTATAAACTGCTAGAGTGTCAAGGAGGAGGAGAAGAAGTAGAAGAAGTATGGGGAATCAAATACAAGGAGATGAACATGCTTATCTACGATTCATCAAAACACTCGTATAAGTGTCAAGGAGGaggagaagaagaagtagaAGAAGAATGGGGAATCAAATACAAGGAGAGTCTCATATCGCCTATGAATATATGCCGTG CTGGAGAAGAATTCAGCGAAGATTTGATGATGGACGATTTACCAGTGACACTGAAGGTTGGTGAAGAAAAGGAGATCGGTAAACAaggtttaaaaaagaaattgttaAAAGAAGGTGAAGGTTGGGACACACCTGATAATGGCGATGAGGTTGAAG TGCATTATACCGGAACATTACTGAATGGAACGCAGTTCGATTCAAGTCACGATAGGGGAAATCCGTTTAAATTCACTCTCGGTCAag GTCAAGTAATAAAGGGATGGGATCAAGGAATCAAAACAATGAAGGAGGGCGAGAACGCCCTTTTCACTATTCCTGCTGACCTTGCATATGGCGCGTCTGGTTCCCCTCCAACTATTCCTCCCAACGCCACTCTGCAGTTTGATGTGCAGCTTCTATCCTGGGCGAGTGTGAAGGACATTTGCAAGGATGGAGGAATATTCAAGAAGATTGTGAAAAAGGGAGAGAGTTGGGAGAACCCTAAGGACCTTGATGAAGTTTTAG TGAATTATGAGGTTCAACATGAGGATGGGACTGCGGTTGCCAAAGCAGATGGTGTAGTGTTCACTGTCGAAGATG GCTACTTTTGCCCCGCGTTTTCAAAGGCtttgaaaatgatgaagaaaggAGAAAAGGTTGTCCTTACAGTTAAACCTCATT ACGGATTTGGGGAGAACGGAAAACAAGCTTCAGCTAATGAAGGTGGAGTTCCACCAAATATTACACTACAAATTACATTGGAGCTTGTATCATGGAAGACTGTCTCAAAAATTACAGATGACAAAAAGGTTGtcaagaaaattttgaaagaaggAGAGGGATATGAACGCCCCAATGAAGGAGCTGTTGTTCAGG TGAAATTGATTGGTAAGCTGCTAGATGGCACTGTGTTCATTAAGAAAGGTCATGATGAGACCGAGCTTTTTGAGTTCAAAAGTGATGCAG AGCAAGTAATTGATGGGCTTGATAGAGCTATCGTAACGATGAAGAAAGGGGAGGTAGCTCTTCTGACAGTTGCACCAGAATATGCTTTTGGGTCGCAAGAGTTAGCAGTTGTCCCTCCTAATTCCACTGTGAACTATGAAATTGAGCTCGTATCTTTTGTTAAG GATAAAGAGTCATGGGATATGAACACCCAGGAGAAGATTGACGCGGCTGGCAGAAAGAAGGAAGAAGGGAACACCCACTTTAAGGCTGGCAATTATCTCAAGGCATTAGAGAGATATGAGAAG GCTGCAAAGTTCATCGAATATGATAGTAGTTTCAGTGAGGAGGAAAAGAAGCAATCCAAAGCATTGAAAGTGTCATGCAACCTCAACAATGCTGCTTGTAAGCTGAAACTGAAAGATTACAAACAGGCTGAGAAGCTTTGCACCAAG GTATTGGAGATTGATAGCCAGAATGTGAAGGCACTATACAGGAGGGCTCAAGCTTACATGAATGCAGCTGATCTGGATCTGGCAGAACTTGACATAAAGAAAGCCCTTGAAAGCGATCCCGACAACAG AGATGTAAAGATAGAGTACAAGGTGTTGAAGGAGAAGATGAGAGAATACAACAAGAAGGATGCTAAATTTTATGGGAACATGTTCGCCAAGCCAACTGCAGTTgattttaaa AAGACGCCTCAGTAG
- the LOC122594459 gene encoding peptidyl-prolyl cis-trans isomerase FKBP62-like isoform X2, which produces MFIYDTSKHSYKLLECQGGGEEVEEVWGIKYKEMNMLIYDSSKHSYKCQGGGEEEVEEEWGIKYKESLISPMNICRAGEEFSEDLMMDDLPVTLKVGEEKEIGKQGLKKKLLKEGEGWDTPDNGDEVEVHYTGTLLNGTQFDSSHDRGNPFKFTLGQGQVIKGWDQGIKTMKEGENALFTIPADLAYGASGSPPTIPPNATLQFDVQLLSWASVKDICKDGGIFKKIVKKGESWENPKDLDEVLVNYEVQHEDGTAVAKADGVVFTVEDGYFCPAFSKALKMMKKGEKVVLTVKPHYGFGENGKQASANEGGVPPNITLQITLELVSWKTVSKITDDKKVVKKILKEGEGYERPNEGAVVQVKLIGKLLDGTVFIKKGHDETELFEFKSDAEQVIDGLDRAIVTMKKGEVALLTVAPEYAFGSQELAVVPPNSTVNYEIELVSFVKDKESWDMNTQEKIDAAGRKKEEGNTHFKAGNYLKALERYEKAAKFIEYDSSFSEEEKKQSKALKVSCNLNNAACKLKLKDYKQAEKLCTKVLEIDSQNVKALYRRAQAYMNAADLDLAELDIKKALESDPDNSYLYW; this is translated from the exons ATGTTCATCTACGATACATCAAAACACTCGTATAAACTGCTAGAGTGTCAAGGAGGAGGAGAAGAAGTAGAAGAAGTATGGGGAATCAAATACAAGGAGATGAACATGCTTATCTACGATTCATCAAAACACTCGTATAAGTGTCAAGGAGGaggagaagaagaagtagaAGAAGAATGGGGAATCAAATACAAGGAGAGTCTCATATCGCCTATGAATATATGCCGTG CTGGAGAAGAATTCAGCGAAGATTTGATGATGGACGATTTACCAGTGACACTGAAGGTTGGTGAAGAAAAGGAGATCGGTAAACAaggtttaaaaaagaaattgttaAAAGAAGGTGAAGGTTGGGACACACCTGATAATGGCGATGAGGTTGAAG TGCATTATACCGGAACATTACTGAATGGAACGCAGTTCGATTCAAGTCACGATAGGGGAAATCCGTTTAAATTCACTCTCGGTCAag GTCAAGTAATAAAGGGATGGGATCAAGGAATCAAAACAATGAAGGAGGGCGAGAACGCCCTTTTCACTATTCCTGCTGACCTTGCATATGGCGCGTCTGGTTCCCCTCCAACTATTCCTCCCAACGCCACTCTGCAGTTTGATGTGCAGCTTCTATCCTGGGCGAGTGTGAAGGACATTTGCAAGGATGGAGGAATATTCAAGAAGATTGTGAAAAAGGGAGAGAGTTGGGAGAACCCTAAGGACCTTGATGAAGTTTTAG TGAATTATGAGGTTCAACATGAGGATGGGACTGCGGTTGCCAAAGCAGATGGTGTAGTGTTCACTGTCGAAGATG GCTACTTTTGCCCCGCGTTTTCAAAGGCtttgaaaatgatgaagaaaggAGAAAAGGTTGTCCTTACAGTTAAACCTCATT ACGGATTTGGGGAGAACGGAAAACAAGCTTCAGCTAATGAAGGTGGAGTTCCACCAAATATTACACTACAAATTACATTGGAGCTTGTATCATGGAAGACTGTCTCAAAAATTACAGATGACAAAAAGGTTGtcaagaaaattttgaaagaaggAGAGGGATATGAACGCCCCAATGAAGGAGCTGTTGTTCAGG TGAAATTGATTGGTAAGCTGCTAGATGGCACTGTGTTCATTAAGAAAGGTCATGATGAGACCGAGCTTTTTGAGTTCAAAAGTGATGCAG AGCAAGTAATTGATGGGCTTGATAGAGCTATCGTAACGATGAAGAAAGGGGAGGTAGCTCTTCTGACAGTTGCACCAGAATATGCTTTTGGGTCGCAAGAGTTAGCAGTTGTCCCTCCTAATTCCACTGTGAACTATGAAATTGAGCTCGTATCTTTTGTTAAG GATAAAGAGTCATGGGATATGAACACCCAGGAGAAGATTGACGCGGCTGGCAGAAAGAAGGAAGAAGGGAACACCCACTTTAAGGCTGGCAATTATCTCAAGGCATTAGAGAGATATGAGAAG GCTGCAAAGTTCATCGAATATGATAGTAGTTTCAGTGAGGAGGAAAAGAAGCAATCCAAAGCATTGAAAGTGTCATGCAACCTCAACAATGCTGCTTGTAAGCTGAAACTGAAAGATTACAAACAGGCTGAGAAGCTTTGCACCAAG GTATTGGAGATTGATAGCCAGAATGTGAAGGCACTATACAGGAGGGCTCAAGCTTACATGAATGCAGCTGATCTGGATCTGGCAGAACTTGACATAAAGAAAGCCCTTGAAAGCGATCCCGACAACAG TTATTTGTATTGGTAA
- the LOC122592060 gene encoding F-box/kelch-repeat protein At3g06240-like, translating to MAEIDDMPDEVLCKILSRLPPKTMGRSRCVCTHWNRLISDPSFMMSRPSSRLYLRRDASHPYNPMSIEILDGSNGSVTNVEFSVFKDLPTMKNWDDRFVKLVGTFRGSILLVVKDLATWDVYKGSYYQEHMILFNPFTGVHEIFKDPYSPLPAGVYAYGFGYGAARDEMKLVRFRRFRVSGENTGSCEVLNLKTRSWSQPALTIPDGSIDGYIGTFLKGFLYWMISSKIMALDVDKMVISCLHQPDSTVDKESCLGTCHGRLWMITNTDAKTLNFDVWVMKEQGVGNSWSKACSFAVGLEPPRYFLLSRYIKITEDGRIIVFLNYNAD from the coding sequence ATGGCTGAAATTGATGATATGCCTGATGAAGTCCTTTGCAAGATACTCTCCCGACTACCACCCAAGACAATGGGGCGGTCCAGATGTGTATGCACGCATTGGAATCGTCTGATTTCAGATCCCTCTTTTATGATGTCAAGACCATCATCAAGGCTCTATCTACGTCGTGATGCGTCACATCCATATAATCCTATGTCTATTGAGATATTAGATGGAAGTAATGGTTCAGTTACAAATGTAGAATTTTcggtgttcaaggatcttccCACTATGAAAAACTGGGATGATAGATTTGTAAAACTTGTCGGAACATTTAGAGGAAGTATCCTGTTGGTTGTTAAGGATTTAGCTACGTGGGATGTTTACAAAGGAAGCTATTATCAAGAGCATATGATTTTGTTCAACCCGTTTACCGGTGTACATGAGATATTTAAAGATCCGTATTCCCCTTTGCCTGCTGGCGTCTATGCATACGGATTTGGCTATGGTGCAGCCCGAGATGAGATGAAACTTGTTAGATTTAGAAGGTTCAGAGTTTCAGGGGAAAACACGGGTTCTTGTGAGGTATTGAATCTTAAAACTCGTTCATGGAGCCAACCAGCACTCACTATTCCAGATGGTAGCATTGATGGCTATATAGGTACCTTTCTTAAAGGATTTTTGTATTGGATGATTTCTTCGAAAATCATGGCTCTCGATGTTGACAAGATGGTAATTTCATGCCTACATCAACCTGATTCAACCGTCGATAAAGAAAGTTGTTTGGGTACGTGTCATGGACGCCTATGGATGATCACGAACACCGATGCCAAGACTCTCAATTTTGATGTGTGGGTAATGAAGGAACAAGGCGTTGGTAACTCATGGTCAAAAGCATGTTCTTTTGCAGTAGGTCTGGAACCTCCGAGGTATTTCCTTTTATCTCGATATATCAAAATCACCGAGGACGGTAGAATTATAGTATTTTTAAACTACAATGCGGATTGA
- the LOC122593736 gene encoding pentatricopeptide repeat-containing protein At3g25210, mitochondrial: MAKQILRHHRSLITALLPRRLLSTTTVAPPQTSTPTPRTPLVKQFETWVETLKPGFTHHDVVQALRSQSDPDLAFDIFRWTGQQRNYKHNSNTYLTMIQISVSNKRYNHAETLVEEILAGACPDTTRPLFNSVIKFCCGRKFLFNRAFDVYKKMLTSVDSKPDLETYKMLLDSLLRRFNNVNVCYVYLRGVKSLHKQMKACGVAPDTFALNMIIKAHAKCGEVDKAVSVFCEMGLYRNEPNLYSYCYLIHGLCEKGRVEEGLGFYKEMRGKGLVPKGSSFMILICSLAMDQKFEEAVEVVFDMVRESMSPDLLTYRTLLEGLCREGRVDDAFDVLEEFRKKDSFMNEKTYKSLLNGLHYAS; encoded by the coding sequence ATGGCCAAGCAAATCTTACGCCACCACCGTTCTCTCATCACAGCCTTACTTCCCCGCCGGCTACTCTCAACCACCACCGTAGCTCCACCTCAGACCTCCACCCCCACACCCAGAACTCCACTAGTAAAACAATTCGAAACATGGGTCGAAACCCTAAAACCCGGATTCACCCATCACGACGTCGTACAAGCCTTACGTTCTCAATCAGACCCAGATTTAGCTTTCGATATCTTCCGCTGGACCGGCCAACAACGTAATTACAAACACAACAGCAACACTTACTTAACCATGATTCAAATATCTGTTTCCAACAAACGATACAATCACGCCGAAACCTTAGTTGAAGAAATACTCGCGGGCGCGTGTCCAGACACCACGCGCCCCCTGTTCAATTCAGTCATTAAGTTCTGTTGTGGCCGTAAGTTTCTTTTTAACCGTGCATTTGATGTCTATAAGAAAATGTTGACTAGTGTAGACTCGAAACCTGATTTAGAGACTTATAAAATGTTGTTAGATTCGTTACTTAGACGGTTCAATAATGTGAATGTATGTTATGTTTATTTACGCGGCGTAAAATCGTTGCATAAACAAATGAAGGCGTGTGGTGTGGCGCCGGATACTTTTGCTTTGAATATGATAATTAAAGCACACGCCAAATGTGGTGAGGTTGATAAAGCGGTTAGTGTTTTCTGTGAGATGGGGTTGTATAGGAACGAGCCGAATTTGTATAGTTATTGTTATTTGATTCATGGGTTGTGTGAGAAAGGGAGAGTGGAAGAAGGGTTGGGGTTTTATAAGGAAATGAGAGGGAAAGGGTTGGTGCCGAAAGGGAGTAgttttatgattttgatttgtAGTCTTGCGATGGATCAGAAGTTTGAGGAGGCGGTTGAGGTTGTTTTTGATATGGTGAGGGAGTCGATGTCGCCTGATTTGTTGACATATAGGACGTTACTTGAAGGGTTGTGTAGGGAAGGTAGGGTTGATGATGCGTTTGATGTTCTTGAAGAGTTTAGGAAGAAAGATAGTTTTATGAATGAGAAGACGTATAAGAGTTTGCTTAATGGGCTGCATTATGCGAGCTAG